Sequence from the Erythrolamprus reginae isolate rEryReg1 chromosome Z, rEryReg1.hap1, whole genome shotgun sequence genome:
CAAATGGTCGCCCCTGCAACCCATGCATGGAGTGCAACTGGGAAGAATGTCCCATTGGCCCTCAGTAAGATGGCAGACTTCCCCCTCCAATGTTAGCTCATTTTCAAGCTCTTCAGGGAGATGATCTATAACATTAGTATTAATTGTAGCTGGGGGATTTGAGCTCAAGTCAATCTCAGCGAGGGATTGAAATGACATCTCAGAGGCACAAGCCTCATCCAGGGCAACCTGGAACATGAGACCATGCATTGCAAGGAGTCTTCTCTTCAAACGGCAATCTCTTCAAACTCACGCCAAAAACAGTCTTTCTAAGAAGTAGCCCTCTAAATTGCAGAACTCACAATATAAAGTAGCCCTGCACAAATCTGCCATGAATTAGTTGATGGATTCTTCCTCCCCTTGGTTCCTGTGATAGAAGGCATATCATCTTCCATAGTGGGAAGACAGAGGGGCATAGTGGTCTTTGAACTTTGCTAACAATTCTTCCCAAATTGCCTTGTGAATTGAAGTAGGGGCAAAGAGTCCTCGGCCAGTCTTGGACATTATCTGCAAAACCCTAAGAAGGCTATCACCAGAAAGCTCAGTATATGTATTGGATATGAGGAAGAACTCAAAACAAGCTATGTAAGATTCCCAGGTCTCACCCAGTGTATTGAAGGGAGTGAAGGTATGTTGAGTAGCTATATCATTCCCTCAAACCAAATGTCTGTGTAACACATATTTTTTTTCACAATACAAAATTTATAGGAAACAGTTCCGATTCTTCCGATTCTTCAATTCAGAAATGGAATCCCATCCTTGTCAGTGAAGTGTTCGGGGGCATAATCATTGAGGAGATGCTGAGGTATTCCAACTTGCTTCATTAACTGATAACAACATAACAAGGACTAATGTGTTTGACAAGAACTGAGCTGTCACTAGCTGAAAGCTCCGTTCtctgtactgaaggagcgggtccagcagtcacgtaggttgctcactgtccaatccgcagaggaccgagcctagtctttaaaaagcctgctggatccgccccttccccagaatttgctcGGTCCTGTGATCCAGCAGGACATGTGGTGGCTCACTCCTCTCTAAAACACATTCCCTTCGTTCCTTCTGCAATCAGATAAGTAAAAAATTCTTTTGCCTTTTTGCTTTAAGCTTGCCTGGTTTTTGTGCCAGCCTTACTGGGCTTGGCGCCAAGAGAGAAGCTGTGGCGCAACTATTACTGCTTTCTCCAAAGCGCCCTGTTTGTGCTGCTGCTGGGTTGTATTTTATTAACAAATCTAATCGGCCAGGAGGTTTACTGGCAAGCGAaggaattgtttttttttaaagggggggcttttatcctcctgcggagtgggactgTTTATTTTGGCATAAAGGCCCTCAGTGCCCAGTAATTCTGGCACTTGCGGATCGCCCATGCGTGTCCCACCTGGCGCCATCAAGTCCgccgcttggccctggagtaagctgTGAAATAgtcaggccttttctccctggctaggcctccaaaccagtgtgccttggtttacttggTAAGGTTAGTGAGGCCTGCCCCTCTGTACTCACTGGCACTGAACTCTGGTACTGGCCAGATTGACTTTGAGTTGCagatgctcctgggcctaggagcagggcccccttcctcttgggaacgttgCCCTTTAGAACTTCTCTCATCTATTCttggctcaagtcttgtacctgtaatttgttcaggccatgacttcgtttcccaagagaggcacttcaaAAGGTCTCAGAGAGATTAGGAGATGGAAGATCCCTCCAAATCAGACCCAACCCAGGCCTACAGGGCATCTCCCTCTTTACCGGTTACCATTACTAACCTTCCTCCAGAGCTTCAATCTATGTATTCTGCcttatctcaagccattgatgccaagctttcagctatcaatgtgccttctctctctcatcccccTCCATGCACCCCTAGACCCGTGAGTTCTTTCTCATCCTACAGAATTCCAGTATATGAAGATTCGGATTCCTCTCAGGATGAGAATGAGGATATGGACGTAGAGGACAGGGATGACCCATTCCAATgcctgtcagaggatgaggaatcacaAATCAAGATTCCAACTCCTGTGGCAATTTTTCCAgcccaactcttcaaatctcttctattCATGGCAAGAGTGGCCACAGGCTTGGCTGGTCAAGATAAACAATCTTGAAAAATTCATATTTCATTTGTAAGTCAGTTCTGATTGTGATAGGATTTAAATGCAATTCATTAATAAGTTTTACCTCACTGTGTTTTAGAATAAAATCAAAGGAAATAAATGAAGATATATAAGGTTGAGATAACAAAAACAGAGGTAGAGAAGATAAGTTATAGAGATAGCTATTATCTTCCTCAAATAAATGATATAGGCACAAAGAAATATTGTATCAAATGATATAATTGCAAAGATAGCTCACCATATTTTACAAGGATTATAAACTCTTGTTTgaattttatatgttttattgttGCATATATTAAgatgttttttttctgtattgctGTTAGATGTATTTGAACATAACCAAAAAAGATACCTATGTGCAGTCCGATATGTTGAAATTGCTTACACTCCCCGTTCACAAGTGCATTTTACCACAACACAGTTTCTATGAttgctaaaaaaaattaagccataATTTTTAACTGTGTTTTGGTTAGGATCCAAATTAATAGGTtaatttttaagtagaaaatacttaattatttttataaccATTTTGCTTTGAATAGGCCATTAATTAAGATAAATTTCATTTTCCTATATATAGATTTACCTATTTCCCCTTTAACTACATTTCCCATTCTTTCAGGACTTGTTCCCATATCTATCATGATCAGGAACAATACAAAGATAAAAGAATTTGTCTTGTTGGGGTTTCAAGAATTTTCCGAACTGCGGATTCTTTTTTTCTTGGGCTTTTTTACAATTTACATTTTGACCATAATGGGAAACATTCTTGTTCTTCTTTTGATTGTCTTGGATCCACATCTTAAAAGCCCTATGTATTTTTTTCTGGGGAACCTGTCCTTTCTGGAGGCTTGCTACAGTTCAAATATATTTCCAAGAATGATTTCAGCTCTCTTGACTGGGAACAGGAGAATTTCCTTCAACAGCTGTTTCACACAACTCTATTTCTTTGGTTCATTGGTATCTTCAGAATGCTGTTTAATCTGTGTGATGTCTTATGATAGATATCTAGCAATTTGTAAACCATTGCATTATGCAACCATCATGAAAAGGTTGACGTGTGTCAAGCTAGTAGCTCTCTCTTGGATAAATGGATTTGTGGCATTGACTGTTCTTCTCATTTTGATGCTGCAGTTAAACTTTTGTAACTCCAATGAGATTGATCATTACTTCTGTGAATATTTTCCTATTCTAAGACTATCCTGCAGTGATATTACCATGGTGCAAATTATGAGCTTCCTGGTGGCCTCCATATTCacatttcctccttttttcctaaCACTTACATCTTACATTTATATTATAGTTGCCATCTTAAACATTCCCTCTACTACTGGAAGGCAAAAGGCTTTTTCTACATGTTCATCTCACTTGATTGTAGTTTTTGTTTTCTATGGAACTCTAATTATTGTATATATGACACCAAAGGCTAAAATTGGGAGGGACATGCAAAAAGTCTCCTCTTTGTTATACACAGTTTTGCCTCCCCTGCTCAACCCCTTTATATACAGTCTGAGAAATAAGGAAGTCAAGAGTGCTCTAAGAAAAAATATCTGCAGGAATTTTCATTTACTTTCAAAGGAAATCAGAGGGAAATTGCTTATGTAAAAAGGAAGCAGAAGATTGGAAGAAGACATAatgatggataaaagaaatattatatatttgatttattttctaaATATATACAGAAGAGTTTTTCAAATTAAAAGTCTTGAAATTTtacattattaaaatatattatgttgtaatatattgtaaattattaaaaTGCATTACATTATAAATTTGAACTAATTTTACTATGTCTGACAAAATCATATCCAGTTAAATTATGATTTGATGCTCAATAAATGTTACAAAATCTCATTTAAATGTTTAGAACATGGGAAGATTATTGGCCAGCAAAAAGAGAAGTATTTTTATGAATACAAATACCattctaaataaataagataaactcatttgtttttccttttgaacCTGTGTTATTTTGAATAGCAAGCCAGTTATTAGAAAATAATGTATAGGAAATGAAAATGAATAAGGTTTTATCATAGTATTAGAGACTCTGGTAGTGTAGAGATTGGaaggatatttttttcttcaaattttATAATAGATTAAAGTTCCAGCCATTAttatatttatgaatatatttttatatttgttttatttaatgtTCTCTATATTCAAACAAACGCTTTACCATTGCTTTGTTataccatggtggcacagtgattagaatacagtattaTAGTCTAACTTACTGCCATCTGCCAAGAGTTCGATTATGACCAATTCAAAGTTGCCCCAGCCTTCCATTGTTATTGTTGACTCAGCCTAACAATGTTATAAGTTATTTCACTTTACAAAGGCTTGATATCTGGTTTTTAGCCTATCTTGGAAGTTTCTCATCCATTAGTCACTAAATATTAGACTATTTGTGATAGAGTCCCAAATAAATTTGACTACTTGATTAAAAAGGAATATCGGGGAATAAATGTAACTCAACCATGAAGATATTATTGTGTTTGtatgtaatgtgtgtgtgtgtgtgttatatataatacatatatgcTCTCTTGaggtgggggttcctacttaTCACTGCTACCAGTACAATGCATGCACAGATATGGGTGACCGGTGGCAAGCATGCATGTCCCatcaggattttgcttctgcgcaggcgtGCCTGCCCACCCATCCGCCAACCCGCCAACTTaatatcactcacatcaagggttagagttagagttaaggtgtctggcctctccttgcctcaaagtcctatctatttactactattgaacatccaaatatactatttagtaTATCTAAATAATATACTATTTAgttgtatgtacatatatatatgtgtgtgtgtgtgtgtgtgtgtgtatatatatttatgtcggatcaccctggtatattttaaggaacgtcacagctccttttttgcctctaggcccaacccaggaccactacaaggcagttaatatattttatagccgacaactaaaaacatttaaaacacacacacacacacacacacacacacacacacacacacacacacatatatatatatatatatatatatatatatatatatatatatatatatatatatgtgtgtgtgtgtgaatgatgaggcagcagccatctcgatcaccggaacataaaactttaataaaacaacttagctttcgttagcgtgctgctaacttcgtcagagtattaaaatgccatgggagacaatcacatttataaagcattactcagtctgctcatagcccgcgtcactgggccacacccttccctcccctctgcagcaagcctaattgtaggcttaatcatgctggttaaagggggaactaccgcttttactcgtgtctgttgcctatttccctccccaagggaggaggtggagttatgaggcaatgCTTTGGAGGTATTTgatatttctttcttcccccaattatcgttgttactttctatggtggtacatgtctgctcttgcaattttatatatatatatatatatatatatatatatatatatatatatatatatatatatatatatatatatatataatatattattatatatatatatatatttgttttcgtagattttcacgggtacaggtatgacggtcttggtatattcgggtttcttctcgtgtaggatttggaaatttctggtgacgtttcgacgaggtcccattcatcatcttcaggctggtgtttctgtccttgttctagggcgaacacagcaagacctgagctgccttccttctataaatactggtggctgggtgtggtttgatggctcagcaattgcctgctgtgtagaaacttcctggtgagtcagcggGATaatacctggggtcgttgatgtagctgaggtatgctgattagttaatgattgtggattaggcgtgatatcctgagtagttggagcttgcaggctacttgattgttttgcaatttgtgttctgagtctggtttcagtttctatggctgggatacatttgagggctggtttccagatgtctggtaggcgggaggtatcatcccgcctgctcatattttggggatgtttttctatctcgatggcttccatgattattcttttgctgtagtgttcagttttggaaattaatttagtactgtcaaaatcaatttcatgtcctgtagttttgaagtgttggaaaagggaggaggttttttcttttttccttaatgcattcttatgttctgcaacatgtgcatttactctccttaGTTTGTCtctttagtttgtccaatatatgtgtcCCAAAACTACAGGACAAGCTAAGCTGTAAGCCACATAACC
This genomic interval carries:
- the LOC139153929 gene encoding olfactory receptor 2AP1-like; this translates as MIRNNTKIKEFVLLGFQEFSELRILFFLGFFTIYILTIMGNILVLLLIVLDPHLKSPMYFFLGNLSFLEACYSSNIFPRMISALLTGNRRISFNSCFTQLYFFGSLVSSECCLICVMSYDRYLAICKPLHYATIMKRLTCVKLVALSWINGFVALTVLLILMLQLNFCNSNEIDHYFCEYFPILRLSCSDITMVQIMSFLVASIFTFPPFFLTLTSYIYIIVAILNIPSTTGRQKAFSTCSSHLIVVFVFYGTLIIVYMTPKAKIGRDMQKVSSLLYTVLPPLLNPFIYSLRNKEVKSALRKNICRNFHLLSKEIRGKLLM